A section of the Oryza sativa Japonica Group chromosome 1, ASM3414082v1 genome encodes:
- the LOC4324207 gene encoding uncharacterized protein, whose amino-acid sequence MDRAKWGDLPENVLLGFTACLPCRADRVRMACVNRQWRAAVREGPRPPPPAPQLPPLPPQLPWLIFPSSATPSFYSWIGRTSHPLPLPPDVRVARFCGSSDGGWFVLALDSSHRYALYNLNSGHRVELPPGIVSPSGKQFPLVARFATLSASPPTPSSSPRPYMLAAVVLVSRRLDVAFWVQGSKCWFPHRGPRLNQPQDVVYYNGGFYFVTADEGVVVYWPGYGRLTNNQMRMRRVEYNMLRRDDYLEDMGFIGGNGSITRYLVESRGQLLMVARYIYNEGGTEVLRVFRFHVMPLTPAAAISGRPRATWLPVDYLEGRMLFVGKGCSRSFEAARFPGFEDAIIYFLDEGFVHDTTASAAVQERPRYSFTDMGRYEMDDMASEAWPPVDRRPTTSDNAPPTWWFP is encoded by the coding sequence ATGGACAGGGCGAAGTGGGGGGACCTCCCCGAGAACGTCCTCCTCGGCTTCACCGCCTGCCTCCCCTGCCGCGCCGACCGCGTCCGCATGGCCTGCGTCAACAGGCAGTGGCGCGCCGCCGTGCGGGAGGGGccgcgccccccgccgccggcgccccagctcccgccgctcccgccccaGCTGCCGTGGCTCATCTTCCCCAGCTCCGCGACGCCCTCCTTCTACAGCTGGATCGGCCGCACGAGCCAccccctcccgctcccgcccGACGTCCGCGTCGCGCGCTTCTGCGGCTCCTCCGACGGCGGCTGGTTCGTCCTCGCGCTCGACTCCAGCCACCGCTACGCGCTCTACAACCTCAACTCCGGCCACCGCGTCGAGCTCCCGCCGGGGATCGTGTCCCCCTCGGGCAAGCAGTTCCCCTTGGTCGCGCGCTTCGCCACcctctccgcctcgccgccgacgccgtcgtcgtctcctcggcCCTacatgctcgccgccgtcgtcctcgtgtCGCGGCGGCTCGACGTCGCGTTCTGGGTCCAGGGGAGCAAATGCTGGTTCCCGCACAGGGGCCCGAGGCTGAACCAGCCGCAGGACGTCGTCTACTACAACGGGGGCTTCTACTTCGTCACCGCCGACGAGGGCGTCGTCGTGTACTGGCCGGGGTACGGCCGCCTGACCAACAACCAGATGCGGATGCGCCGCGTGGAGTACAACATGCTGCGGCGCGACGATTACCTCGAGGACATGGGCTTCATCGGAGGCAACGGATCCATCACGCGCTACCTCGTGGAGTCCCGGGGCCAGCTGCTGATGGTCGCGAGGTACATCTACAACGAGGGCGGCACGGAGGTGCTCCGCGTGTTCAGGTTCCATGTCATGCCGCtgacgcccgccgccgccatcagcgGGCGACCTCGCGCCACCTGGTTGCCCGTCGACTACCTGGAGGGGCGGATGCTGTTCGTGGGGAAAGGCTGCTCCAGATCGTTCGAGGCCGCTCGGTTCCCCGGGTTCGAGGACGCCATCATCTACTTCCTCGACGAGGGCTTCGTCCACGacacgacggcgtcggcggcggtgcaggAGAGGCCGCGCTACTCGTTCACCGACATGGGCAGGTACGAGATGGACGACATGGCCAGCGAGGCGTGGCCTCCGGTGGATCGCCGCCCGACGACGTCGGACAACGCTCCCCCCACTTGGTGGTTCCCCTGA